Genomic DNA from Solanum dulcamara chromosome 4, daSolDulc1.2, whole genome shotgun sequence:
ATATAAAGTTGTTACTTTTTAGTGCATATAATTTTGAATCGTCAAATAAATTTTGAGATTCTAAGTTCAAATTCTAGACActatacttttatttttcatattttctaaaTGAAAAATCTGAATTTGTCACGCACGTAAAAAGTTAAACtgacttattttttaatttaataaaatagtatCTTTTGGTTCAATTTCGAAAACAAAAATTAGTTTttacaaatatttatatttatctttGAAAACGATTTTCTGAATAAGctaacttgttcttgaagaagaagccAAATTAGTGTAAATATAACAACCAAACGTGTCCCCATAACTCCAAAGTCGCTGGACTTGAAGCAAACGCCATATAACACGTTGCTCTTTCTTTTTACCTTTTTGTTCCCTCATTTTTCCAGAAAACAAACCCTTGTTGGCTGTTGCGGCGGTGAAACATTTCTCTTCCTTTCCCTCTAAAAATAAACTCCGATGTCCAAAACCTAGCTGTTCACCTCCGACATCTCCGTTTTGTTCTGTTCCATCGATATTATGCCGACTTATACAGCAATCGCCTTTGAGAATCTACTTGAACCTCGTGTTCGAAAATCCTATGGAAAGCAACAGCTAAACGagagaaatgaagaagaaaaagtggtggaggatattgagccacCGCCGCCGCCGGcgaatcatatatttatatcaccGGCGTTGTATATAACTCCTGAACCAGCTCCGATTCCGGAGACTTCTTCTGGCTCGCTGTCTCCTTCTCCCTATGTAGTCAACCACAAGCGACGTGGAGGTGGAGAAGCATTTGCGAAACAGAAACTTAATGGATTGGAGGAAGTTGAACAAGTTAACGAGAAGACTGATTTGGATTTGAAATTGGAAGAGGAGTTAGCTGGAGAAAATTTGTTTGAGGAAGATGAGGAATTTTTGGATCCGAGATGTGATACTTCAAGTATTGGAAGTGTTAATGAGGTGAAAGGGCTTGATTGCCGGAGCTATGTGTCTGCTCAAGGGGAGTTCTTTGATGCAGATGAAGGTATAAATTTGATTCTGTTTTGCAGTTTAATATTTGTTTCCATTGTTTTATTAAGCAAATCTGTGTTGATCTGTTGATATCACTAATAAACTACAAGTACATGTTTGATTTTTTGTTGAGACCCttggattttttaattttttttaatctcattGGCAGCAGGATTCTtgaggtaaagcttattctctctGCCTAGTCCCTCCGATTAAATTGTCACCACATGCTCTAGTTTATAAACAGGGTGTTAAAGAGAAGAAATGGATTGTTGTATCTTTCCACCTAAATCTGAATTGTTGACTAGAATAGCAATTCAACTGCCTCCTTCCTCTTCCCCTTAAGCCTACGTCACAGCTACCTGATATATATTGCTGAAACATATCGAAGATTTACAGAAGTGAGAACATTTCGCGAAGGTGCATCTGGCATACATAGagggtaaaataaaataaggttATCAAAGATGATTTGGACATGTCCTGTGTAGATATGCATATCCATGGGTGAGGCAATATATTGAAAGTGGTGAAAGGTTGTGATGTAGAGAAATTTTCTCCAGACGCGTAGCGTAGTCTTTCAATATTATAGCTGAGAGCAAAAgaagattgaagaaaaaaatggatgTAGGTGAAACCAACTAGTTGTTCTCAAGGCTTAGTTCTTGTTGCTACACTTAGATGAGGTTTGATTTATGTCAGGAGTCATTTGTTTTAATTAGAGACTGGCTGTGTAAGGACAATCCTGATATGATAGCTGTTCTTTCTACAGAACCCCTAATGTGACTTAAGTATCAGATTGGAATTGGGGTGctttatcaaataaaaaatcaaaactagAATGAAATAGAGAGTGATGTTTTGCTTTCAATTACTttggaaaaaattaaaagttgtaTCCTTGAAATTCTTATGATTGTGGCTCAGTTTAGTAATGTTTATGCTTTCCAAGTTAAGCTGATGATTGATGGCAGGATGCTCTATTTTGACAGCTGTCATACAAAATATGCCATGTAGTTGTATCCTAAATATTCTTATGATTGTGGCTCAGTTTAGTAATGTTTATGCTTTCCAAGTTAAGCTGATGATTGATGACAGGATGCTCTATTTTGACAGCTGTCAAACAAAATATTCCATGTTACCTAGATAGTTCCTGCAATACTACTATGAATGTAATTGCTCTATTATGATAGCTGTCAGACAAAAAATCATGTTTCCTAGGTAATTCCTACAGTCTGATGAGTGTCTTTTCTTTATGATGGTACCTCAGATTTCTCTGTGGAAGGGTCATCTCTGAATGGATCTACATGTGGACCTAATATTGAATCGGAACTGCGCGCCACAAGGCTCAAACTCCTTGAGGagattgaaagaagaaaaacctCAGAGGATGCTCTTAATATGATGAGATGTCAGTGGCAGAACATCAGTACTGTTCTATCTCAGGCAGGGTTAACACTTCCTTCTCCTTCAGATGTCATTGGTGATATGCAGCTTGATAATGCTTCAATTGAGCAGCTCTATCAGGAAGTAGTTGTCTCAAGATTTGTTACTGAAGCAATTGGGAAAGGTCAAGCTCGTGCAGAAACTGAACTAGCTGCAGAATCAATTCTTGAGTCAAAAAACCAGGAGATTTCAAGGTTGAGAGACAGGCTCCGATACTACGAGGCTGTAAATCATGAGATGTCCCAGAGAAATCAGGAAATCATTGGTAGGTGTTCCTTCTCTTGCTCTACTTAGTTGCTAGTTATAACAACTCTGATAAATGTCCCTTACCATCCAGGCACTGACAGGTCTCATCGTAATATCTAATATTGTTGTGGCTTGCTTCAGCTTTAATTTCCTATAACTGAGAGAATCTTATATCCCATTCAAAAGAAGTACATCTAGGATGAGTGTGTGCCTTGCATTCGCATAAAACACTTGGCTGGCGTCTTTCTCAATCAACCAGGCATCTTTACTTAGATGAAATGTATGTCCGATTTCCCCTAGTTCCATAGATTATGCTATATAACAACTTGTGGTTGTAATATTCTTATGAGCTAGCAAAACCTTCATTTATTGTCATACGCACATCTGTTTGATGAGATCCATCATTCAATTAAGGTTCTGCATCATCTGATATGAGAAAGATACTGTACTGCTTGGCTTACATGTTATAGACTCTGCCTTGATTAAAGTTGAATGGAGTGGGTTATTGCTTCTGCCGCCGGTTTATTCAACTTGTACAGACGGTGACATTGTGATTTACAGCATTAATGTAGCGGAATACTTTTATCAAACTTTTTCGAACAATCTACCTTGTCGGTTACCAATTCTTGGGAAAACTGTAACTTTCATTTATTATTGGCTTAAAGACCCTTGGTCAGGATTATCTTTACTTGGTTCATTGTAGCTTTCGAAAACTGCCATTTCATTTAGTGTAGCTTTAGTAATAACCCCTACAGTACTTTTTTTAAATCTCTCTCTGTAGCTCCTACATTTTGAATGTGATAGTTGAAATATAAGCTTATGTTGCACTACAAGTGATGTCATTTCTTTATCAGAGTGACAATTTTCACCTCAAACATTCTGCAGAGGTTGCTCGGAAGCAGCGACAGAGGAAAAGAACCCAGAAGAAGTGGCTATGGAGTTGTATAGGGCTCTCTGCTGTCATTGGTGTGTCAGTAGCTGCTTATAAGTACCTGCCACAAGCAAGTAAACATCAACCAATTTCATACTCCAATGAATCAACAGGTGCTGGCACTCACAAAACAAAATTGGTTAATTTGCTCAGCCAACATGCACACATAGGGTTTTAAGAAGAGTTATAGGTTAGGTCTTGCGGGAAAAAACATGGCTTCACGCTGCAGTTTTGCTTCTAATAAAAGTTGGATGATCTAGTTAATACTGTTCAAAGTTAACGGTGTTGTTGGTGCTGAATGAAGAGGTTTTGCTTAGTGCCTGTGCAGATCAGATTTCAAGGCTGTTAAGTTTGTTCACTTAATAATAGTGGCATGAGTTTGTACTGCAGTTTTGCCTGTACCCCATGTTGGTATCTCTCTTTTGGGTACTGTTCACAACTCGGTAGATGATCAGATCAGTATATGTTTGTATACGTTAGGTGGTCAGTAGGAATGTTGTACGTGCTTCAATCTGTGATGTAACGTTTCTATTcagttattaatttttaaagagaatCTCTGTAATGTTGATTTGGCAGTTCCACCATTGGAAAGTAAAATTATGCCATCTCTGTAGATGGTCTGTGAAGGGAACCCCCGGGGTACAGTAAGTATAGTTGTGAAAAATCTAGATGAGGTGGGTAAATAAAGAATAAAGGACTGCTCCTTGGTCGCAAAGTGGAACTGCACCTTTCTTCTGTGCCTTTTCATGTCTAtataagtaaaatataaaagagaagTATCCTTTCATGATAATATCCATCCAATTAATATATTATCAGACGTCTTCCAAGAAAAAACCGCATGGAGAAAGTCCAGCTAAACATAGTGGAGCAACACAAGGCCTGCAGGTATAATGACATCCATTTCTTATCATGATATATGGGACCCTTCAGAGATAACTCATAACCAATCATGAACCATTTCCAATTAGAGGGactgaaaaggaaaaaatgctTGTTTCTTTGGAAGTCAAAAATCCTACCCATTTGGATGAACAAGATTGTGCCAAGATCTATTTGCTTGTCTGAATGCAAATGatccaatttttcatgt
This window encodes:
- the LOC129886001 gene encoding uncharacterized protein LOC129886001; protein product: MPTYTAIAFENLLEPRVRKSYGKQQLNERNEEEKVVEDIEPPPPPANHIFISPALYITPEPAPIPETSSGSLSPSPYVVNHKRRGGGEAFAKQKLNGLEEVEQVNEKTDLDLKLEEELAGENLFEEDEEFLDPRCDTSSIGSVNEVKGLDCRSYVSAQGEFFDADEDFSVEGSSLNGSTCGPNIESELRATRLKLLEEIERRKTSEDALNMMRCQWQNISTVLSQAGLTLPSPSDVIGDMQLDNASIEQLYQEVVVSRFVTEAIGKGQARAETELAAESILESKNQEISRLRDRLRYYEAVNHEMSQRNQEIIEVARKQRQRKRTQKKWLWSCIGLSAVIGVSVAAYKYLPQASKHQPISYSNESTGAGTHKTKLVNLLSQHAHIGF